In Mycobacterium tuberculosis H37Rv, a single window of DNA contains:
- a CDS encoding IS2-like transposase (This region is a possible MT-complex-specific genomic island (See Becq et al., 2007 PMID:17545187).) has product MRASPADGLAITGLSWKGSRGGSVREVRGGTCPLSSGRGKRCGSAITVGRWMVPATRCSPTLPRCSGWTLRWPRISRSCCRWIPRTCGHTSIRRAPARTRSPQGALSDYKKSADEPDDHAIGRSRGGLTTKIHALTDQREAPVRIRLTAGQAGDNPQLLPLLDDYRHASTEYALGSTDFRLLADKAYSHPSTRAALRSKKIKHTIPERQDQIDRRKAKGSAGGRPPAFDAALYGLRNTVERGFHRLKQWRGIATRYDKYALTYLGGVLLACAVIHARVGTPKLGDTP; this is encoded by the coding sequence ATGAGGGCAAGCCCGGCAGACGGTTTAGCGATCACCGGCTTATCCTGGAAGGGATCGCGTGGCGGTTCCGTACGGGAAGTCCGTGGCGGGACCTGCCCGCTGAGTTCGGGCCGTGGCAAACGGTGTGGAAGCGCCATCACCGTTGGTCGCTGGATGGTACCTGCGACGAGGTGTTCGCCCACGTTGCCGCGGTGTTCGGGGTGGACGCTGAGGTGGCCGAGGATATCGAGAAGCTGCTGTCGGTGGATTCCACGAACGTGCGGGCACACCAGCATTCGGCGGGCGCCTGCTCGGACACGCTCGCCACAGGGGGCACTGTCGGATTACAAGAAATCCGCCGATGAACCCGACGATCATGCGATCGGCCGCTCGCGCGGCGGGCTGACCACCAAGATCCATGCCCTGACCGATCAGCGCGAAGCCCCGGTGCGGATCCGGTTGACCGCAGGCCAGGCCGGCGACAACCCGCAACTGCTGCCCCTGCTCGACGACTATCGCCATGCCAGCACCGAATACGCCCTGGGCAGCACGGATTTCCGCTTACTCGCCGACAAGGCCTACTCACACCCAAGTACCCGTGCCGCATTACGGTCTAAGAAGATCAAGCACACCATCCCCGAACGCCAAGATCAGATCGACCGGCGCAAGGCCAAGGGGTCTGCCGGCGGGCGGCCACCAGCATTCGACGCCGCGCTCTACGGGCTACGCAACACCGTCGAACGCGGCTTCCATCGACTCAAGCAGTGGCGCGGCATCGCAACCCGCTACGACAAATACGCCCTGACCTACCTCGGCGGCGTCCTGCTGGCCTGCGCCGTCATCCACGCCCGAGTGGGAACTCCGAAATTGGGAGACACGCCCTAG
- the trcS gene encoding two component sensor histidine kinase TrcS (Note that in vitro autophosphorylation of TrcS requires the presence of Mn2+ or Ca2+ as a divalent cation cofactor and subsequent transphosphorylation of TrcR is evident in the presence of TrcS-phosphate and Ca2+.): MIPDRNTRSRKAPCWRPRSLRQQLLLGVLAVVTVVLVAVGVVSVLSLSGYVTAMNDAELVESLHALNHSYTRYRDSAQTSTPTGNLPMSQAVLEFTGQTPGNLIAVLHDGVVIGSAVFSEDGARPAPPDVIRAIEAQVWDGGPPRVESLGSLGAYQVDSSAAGADRLFVGVSLSLANQIIARKKVTTVALVGAALVVTAALTVWVVGYALRPLRRVAATAAEVATMPLTDDDHQISVRVRPGDTDPDNEVGIVGHTLNRLLDNVDGALAHRVDSDLRMRQFITDASHELRTPLAAIQGYAELTRQDSSDLPPTTEYALARIESEARRMTLLVDELLLLSRLSEGEDLETEDLDLTDLVINAVNDAAVAAPTHRWVKNLPDEPVWVNGDHARLHQLVSNLLTNAWVHTQPGVTVTIGITCHRTGPNAPCVELSVTDDGPDIDPEILPHLFDRFVRASKSRSNGSGHGLGLAIVSSIVKAHRGSVTAESGNGQTVFRVRLPMIEQQIATTA; encoded by the coding sequence ATGATCCCGGACCGAAACACTCGGTCCAGAAAAGCCCCCTGCTGGCGACCCCGCTCGTTACGCCAGCAATTGCTGCTCGGCGTGTTGGCGGTCGTTACCGTTGTGCTGGTGGCCGTCGGTGTCGTCTCCGTGCTGAGCCTAAGCGGCTATGTCACCGCGATGAACGACGCCGAGCTAGTCGAATCCCTGCACGCGTTGAACCACTCTTACACCAGATACCGCGACAGTGCGCAAACATCCACGCCCACCGGCAACCTCCCGATGTCACAAGCGGTGCTGGAGTTCACCGGCCAGACGCCCGGAAACCTCATTGCCGTGCTGCACGACGGCGTGGTGATCGGATCGGCCGTTTTCTCCGAAGACGGAGCACGACCCGCTCCGCCCGACGTCATCCGCGCGATCGAAGCGCAAGTGTGGGACGGCGGCCCGCCGCGTGTCGAAAGCCTGGGCAGCCTGGGCGCCTACCAGGTTGACAGCAGCGCCGCTGGCGCCGATCGACTGTTCGTCGGCGTATCGCTAAGCCTGGCCAACCAGATCATCGCCCGCAAGAAAGTCACCACCGTCGCGCTTGTTGGGGCCGCACTGGTGGTTACCGCAGCACTGACGGTGTGGGTGGTGGGATATGCGCTACGCCCGCTGCGCCGGGTCGCCGCGACCGCCGCCGAGGTCGCCACCATGCCACTTACCGATGACGACCACCAGATCAGCGTGCGAGTCCGTCCGGGGGATACCGACCCGGATAACGAGGTCGGAATCGTCGGGCACACGCTGAATCGCTTGTTGGACAACGTCGATGGTGCGCTGGCGCATCGCGTCGATTCCGATCTGCGGATGCGGCAGTTCATCACCGACGCCAGCCACGAGCTGCGTACTCCCCTGGCGGCGATCCAGGGCTATGCCGAACTGACACGTCAGGATAGCTCGGACCTACCGCCCACCACCGAATACGCGCTGGCCCGCATCGAATCCGAGGCGCGGCGGATGACGCTGCTGGTCGACGAGCTGCTGCTGCTCTCCCGTCTCAGCGAGGGCGAAGATCTAGAAACCGAGGACCTCGACCTGACCGACCTGGTCATCAACGCGGTGAATGACGCGGCGGTTGCGGCGCCCACCCACCGTTGGGTGAAGAATCTGCCCGACGAGCCGGTCTGGGTCAACGGGGATCATGCCCGCTTGCATCAACTCGTCAGCAATCTACTCACCAATGCCTGGGTGCATACCCAGCCCGGCGTCACAGTGACCATCGGGATCACCTGCCACCGCACTGGTCCCAACGCGCCGTGTGTTGAATTGTCGGTGACCGACGACGGCCCCGACATCGACCCGGAGATCCTGCCCCACCTCTTCGACCGGTTCGTGCGGGCCAGCAAGTCTCGGTCCAATGGGTCCGGCCACGGCTTGGGCCTGGCCATCGTCAGCTCGATCGTCAAGGCGCATCGCGGCTCGGTCACGGCCGAGTCGGGCAACGGCCAGACGGTGTTTCGGGTGCGGCTCCCGATGATCGAGCAGCAGATCGCCACTACCGCCTGA
- a CDS encoding hypothetical protein (This region is a possible MT-complex-specific genomic island (See Becq et al., 2007 PMID:17545187).), producing the protein MTKPYSSPPTNLRSLRDRLTQVAERQGVVFGRLQRHVAMIVVAQFAATLTDDTGAPLLLVKGGSSLELRRGIPDSRTSKDFDTVARRDIELIHEQLADAGETGWEGFTAIFTAPEEIDVPGMPVKPRRFTAKLSYRGRAFATVPIEVSSVEAGNADQFDTLTSDALGLVGVPAAVAVPCMTIPWQIAQKLHAVTAVLEEPKVNDRAHDLVDLQLLEGLLLDADLMPTRSACIAIFEARAQHPWPPRVATLPHWPLIYAGALEGLDHLELARTVDAAAQAVQRFVARIDRATKR; encoded by the coding sequence GTGACCAAGCCCTATTCGTCGCCGCCAACGAACCTGCGCTCACTACGAGATCGGCTCACCCAAGTAGCGGAACGGCAAGGTGTCGTGTTCGGTCGACTGCAGCGGCATGTCGCGATGATTGTTGTCGCACAGTTCGCGGCCACGCTCACCGACGACACCGGCGCTCCGCTGCTGTTGGTCAAAGGCGGATCGTCGCTGGAACTGCGCCGGGGAATTCCCGATTCGCGGACCTCCAAAGACTTCGACACGGTCGCACGTCGCGATATCGAATTAATCCATGAACAGCTCGCTGACGCGGGCGAGACGGGGTGGGAAGGATTCACTGCAATCTTCACCGCCCCCGAAGAAATCGATGTTCCTGGTATGCCGGTCAAGCCGCGCCGATTCACCGCCAAGCTGAGCTACCGAGGCCGGGCTTTCGCAACTGTTCCGATCGAGGTCTCCTCCGTCGAAGCCGGCAATGCCGACCAATTCGACACCCTCACCTCAGACGCGCTCGGCCTCGTGGGCGTACCCGCAGCAGTCGCCGTACCCTGCATGACCATTCCCTGGCAAATCGCGCAGAAGCTGCACGCAGTAACTGCCGTGCTCGAAGAACCGAAGGTCAACGACCGCGCTCACGACCTGGTGGACTTGCAGCTTCTTGAAGGACTGTTGCTCGATGCCGACCTCATGCCGACGCGCAGCGCGTGCATCGCGATATTCGAAGCGCGCGCCCAGCATCCTTGGCCACCGAGAGTCGCCACGCTGCCGCACTGGCCGCTGATCTATGCAGGTGCGCTGGAGGGGCTTGACCACCTTGAACTCGCCAGGACGGTCGACGCGGCGGCCCAGGCAGTGCAGCGATTCGTTGCGCGGATTGATCGGGCGACGAAAAGATGA
- the PE8 gene encoding PE family protein PE8 (Member of the Mycobacterium tuberculosis PE family, PGRS subfamily of ala-, gly-rich proteins), with amino-acid sequence MSFLKTVPEELTAAAAQLGTIGAAMAAQNAAAAAPTTAIAPAALDEVSALQAALFTAYGTFYQQVSAEAQAMHDMFVNTLGISAGTYGVTESLNSSAAASPLSGITGEASAIIQATTGLFPPELSGGIGNILNIGAGNWASATSTLIGLAGGGLLPAEEAAEAASALGGEAALGELGALGAAEAALGEAGIAAGLGSASAIGMLSVPPAWAGQATLVSTTSTLPGAGWTAAAPQAAAGTFIPGMPGVASAARNSAGFGAPRYGVKPIVMPKPATV; translated from the coding sequence ATGTCATTCCTCAAGACAGTGCCTGAAGAGTTGACGGCTGCGGCCGCGCAACTCGGGACCATCGGTGCTGCGATGGCAGCCCAAAACGCTGCCGCCGCGGCGCCCACCACAGCCATCGCTCCGGCGGCCCTCGATGAGGTTTCGGCGCTGCAGGCGGCGCTCTTCACTGCGTACGGCACCTTCTACCAGCAGGTCAGCGCCGAAGCTCAGGCTATGCATGACATGTTTGTCAACACTCTGGGAATCAGCGCCGGTACCTACGGCGTCACCGAGTCGCTCAACTCATCGGCTGCCGCCTCGCCACTCTCGGGGATCACAGGGGAAGCGTCGGCCATCATCCAAGCGACGACGGGGTTGTTCCCGCCCGAACTCTCGGGTGGCATTGGCAACATCCTCAACATCGGGGCCGGGAACTGGGCCTCCGCCACGTCTACGCTGATCGGCCTTGCCGGCGGCGGCCTCCTGCCTGCAGAGGAGGCGGCCGAGGCCGCCTCGGCTCTCGGTGGGGAAGCCGCCTTGGGCGAATTGGGTGCATTGGGCGCGGCCGAAGCCGCCCTCGGCGAGGCCGGAATTGCGGCCGGCCTGGGCAGCGCATCCGCGATCGGCATGTTGTCGGTGCCGCCCGCCTGGGCCGGACAGGCGACCCTGGTATCCACCACCAGCACACTGCCGGGCGCGGGCTGGACCGCCGCCGCGCCGCAGGCCGCCGCGGGGACGTTCATCCCCGGGATGCCAGGGGTGGCCTCGGCCGCACGCAACAGCGCCGGCTTCGGTGCACCGCGCTACGGCGTCAAACCCATCGTCATGCCCAAGCCAGCAACCGTCTAG
- a CDS encoding hypothetical protein (This region is a possible MT-complex-specific genomic island (See Becq et al., 2007 PMID:17545187).), translating into MCAHQFFGLVHNPVVAAAIGKPEPPPVDSDIGLPTTVPFEPWSVADFSRYLSTLGLPAAGDAVTLHRILSSMERAGLLLPLGWDPRLPVMGQKYISQGAISKGQRGGNLWLSEVFGAELIIPSYNAVTVQLAGHDDAGNPVDSWGTGLVVDHNHVITNKHVVTGLAGTSAGLSVYPSSNHAEAELVNFSGTAHPHPTLDVAVIKFEMPEGKYIPRLGGMAFRDPDWADEVYVFGYPRVPMTAEMAITVQRGEVVNPAATTIPGRQKIFLYSAIARPGNSGGPIVAQDGRVIGLVVEDSAEAPSTGTGPNAAPFYRGIPSSEVIRALDELDFGGIVEMDTLP; encoded by the coding sequence ATGTGCGCCCATCAATTCTTCGGGCTGGTCCACAACCCGGTGGTTGCGGCGGCGATCGGCAAACCCGAACCACCACCGGTTGACTCGGATATCGGTCTGCCGACGACGGTGCCCTTCGAACCGTGGTCGGTCGCAGATTTCTCCCGATACCTGAGCACCCTCGGCCTGCCCGCCGCGGGCGACGCGGTGACCCTCCACCGCATCCTCAGCTCGATGGAACGCGCGGGACTTCTGCTGCCGCTCGGTTGGGACCCGCGATTGCCAGTCATGGGGCAGAAGTACATCTCGCAGGGGGCGATATCGAAGGGACAGCGTGGCGGCAACCTCTGGTTGTCCGAGGTGTTCGGTGCCGAGCTCATCATCCCGAGCTACAACGCGGTGACCGTTCAACTCGCCGGTCACGACGACGCTGGCAATCCGGTGGATAGTTGGGGAACCGGCCTCGTCGTCGACCACAATCACGTCATCACCAACAAACATGTCGTGACCGGGCTCGCGGGCACGAGCGCAGGTCTGTCCGTCTATCCGTCAAGCAACCACGCCGAAGCCGAGTTGGTGAACTTCTCGGGCACCGCTCACCCGCACCCCACGCTCGACGTCGCAGTAATCAAATTCGAGATGCCCGAAGGCAAGTACATCCCGCGGCTTGGCGGCATGGCGTTCCGTGATCCCGACTGGGCGGATGAGGTCTACGTGTTCGGTTACCCGCGGGTGCCGATGACTGCGGAGATGGCGATCACGGTGCAGCGTGGCGAGGTGGTCAACCCGGCCGCGACGACTATCCCCGGCCGGCAGAAGATTTTCCTCTACTCGGCAATCGCGCGGCCGGGCAACAGCGGCGGTCCGATCGTTGCGCAAGACGGCCGTGTGATCGGCCTCGTGGTCGAGGACTCTGCGGAAGCACCGTCGACGGGCACCGGACCGAACGCGGCACCCTTCTATCGCGGCATCCCGTCGAGCGAAGTGATCCGAGCACTCGACGAACTCGACTTCGGCGGCATCGTGGAGATGGACACCCTCCCATAG
- the PPE15 gene encoding PPE family protein PPE15 (Member of the Mycobacterium tuberculosis PPE protein family) gives MDFGALPPEINSARMYAGAGAGPMMAAGAAWNGLAAELGTTAASYESVITRLTTESWMGPASMAMVAAAQPYLAWLTYTAEAAAHAGSQAMASAAAYEAAYAMTVPPEVVAANRALLAALVATNVLGINTPAIMATEALYAEMWAQDALAMYGYAAASGAAGMLQPLSPPSQTTNPGGLAAQSAAVGSAAATAAVNQVSVADLISSLPNAVSGLASPVTSVLDSTGLSGIIADIDALLATPFVANIINSAVNTAAWYVNAAIPTAIFLANALNSGAPVAIAEGAIEAAEGAASAAAAGLADSVTPAGLGASLGEATLVGRLSVPAAWSTAAPATTAGATALEGSGWTVAAEEAGPVTGMMPGMASAAKGTGAYAGPRYGFKPTVMPKQVVV, from the coding sequence ATGGATTTCGGAGCTTTACCCCCTGAGATCAACTCCGCACGCATGTACGCCGGCGCGGGTGCAGGACCGATGATGGCCGCCGGGGCCGCATGGAACGGCCTGGCCGCCGAGTTGGGTACGACGGCCGCGTCGTATGAGTCGGTGATCACCCGGCTGACCACCGAGTCGTGGATGGGTCCGGCCTCGATGGCGATGGTCGCCGCAGCCCAGCCCTATCTGGCTTGGTTGACCTACACCGCCGAAGCCGCTGCGCATGCCGGCTCGCAGGCCATGGCGTCGGCGGCCGCCTACGAGGCGGCCTATGCGATGACAGTGCCGCCGGAGGTGGTCGCGGCCAACCGGGCGCTGCTGGCGGCCCTGGTCGCGACGAACGTCCTGGGGATCAACACACCGGCAATCATGGCGACCGAAGCCCTCTATGCCGAGATGTGGGCTCAGGACGCTCTGGCTATGTACGGCTACGCGGCCGCTTCGGGAGCCGCCGGGATGCTGCAACCGTTAAGCCCGCCGTCGCAGACCACCAACCCGGGCGGGCTGGCCGCCCAGTCCGCCGCGGTCGGCTCGGCTGCCGCCACCGCCGCCGTCAACCAGGTGAGCGTAGCGGACCTGATCAGTAGCCTGCCCAACGCGGTGAGTGGGCTCGCCTCCCCAGTCACATCGGTTCTCGACTCGACGGGGCTGAGCGGAATCATTGCCGACATCGACGCCCTGCTCGCGACCCCGTTCGTGGCAAACATCATCAACAGCGCAGTCAACACCGCCGCTTGGTATGTCAACGCCGCCATCCCCACCGCGATATTCCTAGCAAATGCCCTGAACAGTGGGGCGCCGGTAGCGATCGCCGAAGGCGCCATCGAGGCTGCCGAGGGTGCCGCCAGTGCGGCCGCCGCGGGGTTGGCGGACTCGGTGACGCCAGCGGGGCTCGGCGCAAGTTTAGGCGAGGCCACCCTGGTCGGCCGGCTGTCAGTGCCGGCGGCCTGGTCTACGGCCGCACCGGCGACAACCGCCGGCGCCACAGCGCTCGAAGGCAGCGGCTGGACCGTCGCCGCCGAAGAAGCCGGCCCAGTTACCGGGATGATGCCGGGAATGGCCTCGGCCGCCAAGGGCACCGGTGCCTATGCCGGGCCGCGGTACGGATTCAAGCCCACTGTCATGCCCAAACAGGTCGTCGTGTGA
- a CDS encoding hypothetical protein (This region is a possible MT-complex-specific genomic island (See Becq et al., 2007 PMID:17545187).) yields the protein MCAKPYLIDTIAHMAIWDRLVEVAAEQHGYVTTRDARDIGVDPVQLRLLAGRGRLERVGRGVYRVPVLPRGEHDDLAAAVSWTLGRGVISHESALALHALADVNPSRIHLTVPRNNHPRAAGGELYRVHRRDLQAAHVTSVDGIPVTTVARTIKDCVKTGTDPYQLRAAIERAEAEGTLRRGSAAELRAALDETTAGLRARPKRASA from the coding sequence TTGTGTGCAAAACCGTATCTAATTGATACGATTGCGCACATGGCTATCTGGGATCGCCTCGTCGAGGTTGCCGCCGAGCAACATGGCTACGTCACGACTCGCGATGCGCGAGACATCGGCGTCGACCCTGTGCAGCTCCGCCTCCTAGCGGGGCGCGGACGTCTTGAGCGTGTCGGCCGAGGTGTGTACCGGGTGCCCGTGCTGCCGCGTGGTGAGCACGACGATCTCGCAGCCGCAGTGTCGTGGACTTTGGGGCGTGGCGTTATCTCGCATGAGTCGGCCTTGGCGCTTCATGCCCTCGCTGACGTGAACCCGTCGCGCATCCATCTCACCGTCCCGCGCAACAACCATCCGCGTGCGGCCGGGGGCGAGCTGTACCGAGTTCACCGCCGCGACCTCCAGGCAGCCCACGTCACTTCGGTCGACGGAATACCCGTCACGACGGTTGCGCGCACCATCAAAGACTGCGTGAAGACGGGCACGGATCCTTATCAGCTTCGGGCCGCGATCGAGCGAGCCGAAGCCGAGGGCACGCTTCGTCGTGGGTCAGCAGCTGAGCTACGCGCTGCGCTCGATGAGACCACTGCCGGATTACGCGCTCGGCCGAAGCGAGCATCGGCGTGA
- the esxI gene encoding ESAT-6 like protein EsxI, protein MTINYQFGDVDAHGAMIRAQAGSLEAEHQAIISDVLTASDFWGGAGSAACQGFITQLGRNFQVIYEQANAHGQKVQAAGNNMAQTDSAVGSSWA, encoded by the coding sequence ATGACCATCAACTATCAATTCGGGGACGTCGACGCTCACGGCGCCATGATCCGCGCTCAGGCCGGGTCGCTGGAGGCCGAGCATCAGGCCATCATTTCTGATGTGTTGACCGCGAGTGACTTTTGGGGCGGCGCCGGTTCGGCGGCCTGCCAGGGGTTCATTACCCAGCTGGGCCGTAACTTCCAGGTGATCTACGAGCAGGCCAACGCCCACGGGCAGAAGGTGCAGGCTGCCGGCAACAACATGGCACAAACCGACAGCGCCGTCGGCTCCAGCTGGGCCTAA
- the esxJ gene encoding ESAT-6 like protein EsxJ, translating into MASRFMTDPHAMRDMAGRFEVHAQTVEDEARRMWASAQNISGAGWSGMAEATSLDTMTQMNQAFRNIVNMLHGVRDGLVRDANNYEQQEQASQQILSS; encoded by the coding sequence ATGGCCTCGCGTTTTATGACGGATCCGCACGCGATGCGGGACATGGCGGGCCGTTTTGAGGTGCACGCCCAGACGGTGGAGGACGAGGCTCGCCGGATGTGGGCGTCCGCGCAAAACATCTCGGGCGCGGGCTGGAGTGGCATGGCCGAGGCGACCTCGCTAGACACCATGACCCAGATGAATCAGGCGTTTCGCAACATCGTGAACATGCTGCACGGGGTGCGTGACGGGCTGGTTCGCGACGCCAACAACTACGAACAGCAAGAGCAGGCCTCCCAGCAGATCCTCAGCAGCTGA
- a CDS encoding IS2-like transposase (This region is a possible MT-complex-specific genomic island (See Becq et al., 2007 PMID:17545187).) — MTRVGVISDEFWAVVEPLMPSHEGKPGRRFSDHRLILEGIAWRFRTGSPWRDLPAEFGPWQTVWKRHHRWSLDGTCDEVFAHVAAVFGVDAEVAEDIEKLLSVDSTNVRAHQHSAGACSDTLATGGTVGLQEIRR; from the coding sequence GTGACGCGAGTGGGTGTGATTTCGGACGAGTTCTGGGCCGTGGTCGAGCCGTTGATGCCGTCGCATGAGGGCAAGCCCGGCAGACGGTTTAGCGATCACCGGCTTATCCTGGAAGGGATCGCGTGGCGGTTCCGTACGGGAAGTCCGTGGCGGGACCTGCCCGCTGAGTTCGGGCCGTGGCAAACGGTGTGGAAGCGCCATCACCGTTGGTCGCTGGATGGTACCTGCGACGAGGTGTTCGCCCACGTTGCCGCGGTGTTCGGGGTGGACGCTGAGGTGGCCGAGGATATCGAGAAGCTGCTGTCGGTGGATTCCACGAACGTGCGGGCACACCAGCATTCGGCGGGCGCCTGCTCGGACACGCTCGCCACAGGGGGCACTGTCGGATTACAAGAAATCCGCCGATGA
- the trcR gene encoding two component transcriptional regulator TrcR (Note that in vitro autophosphorylation of TrcS requires the presence of Mn2+or Ca2+as a divalent cation cofactor and subsequent transphosphorylation of TrcR is evident in the presence of TrcS-phosphate and Ca2+.), which produces MTTMSGYTRSQRPRQAILGQLPRIHRADGSPIRVLLVDDEPALTNLVKMALHYEGWDVEVAHDGQEAIAKFDKVGPDVLVLDIMLPDVDGLEILRRVRESDVYTPTLFLTARDSVMDRVTGLTSGADDYMTKPFSLEELVARLRGLLRRSSHLERPADEALRVGDLTLDGASREVTRDGTPISLSSTEFELLRFLMRNPRRALSRTEILDRVWNYDFAGRTSIVDLYISYLRKKIDSDREPMIHTVRGIGYMLRPPE; this is translated from the coding sequence ATGACGACGATGTCGGGGTACACGCGCAGTCAACGTCCGCGGCAAGCCATCCTGGGGCAGCTGCCACGGATTCATCGCGCGGATGGATCACCGATCCGGGTGTTGTTGGTCGATGACGAACCAGCGCTGACCAATCTGGTCAAGATGGCGCTGCACTACGAAGGCTGGGATGTCGAAGTCGCCCACGACGGGCAAGAGGCCATAGCCAAGTTCGACAAGGTCGGCCCCGATGTGCTGGTCCTCGACATCATGCTTCCCGATGTGGACGGGTTGGAAATCCTGCGACGGGTCCGAGAATCCGACGTCTACACACCCACGCTGTTCCTCACCGCGCGCGATTCCGTGATGGACCGGGTCACCGGTCTGACCTCGGGCGCCGACGACTACATGACAAAGCCGTTCAGCCTCGAGGAGCTGGTCGCCCGGTTGCGCGGGTTGCTGCGCCGCTCCAGCCATCTGGAAAGGCCCGCCGATGAGGCACTCCGGGTCGGAGACCTTACGCTCGACGGGGCCAGCCGGGAGGTAACCCGCGACGGTACGCCGATCTCGCTCTCCTCGACCGAGTTCGAACTGCTTCGATTCCTGATGCGCAATCCCCGACGAGCACTGAGCCGTACCGAGATCCTGGATCGGGTTTGGAACTACGACTTCGCAGGCCGCACCAGCATTGTCGACCTGTATATCTCCTATCTGAGGAAGAAGATCGACTCCGACCGGGAGCCAATGATCCATACGGTCCGCGGCATTGGATACATGCTGCGTCCGCCGGAATGA